The nucleotide window CGTTTTGGATCAGCACACATATCCCTGCTGTGATCCCCAGCCTCTTTTCCAAGTCGCCGGAGTAGATCTTGTTGCTGAATGGGACTAGGTCTCCGAGTGAGTTGACTTCTTTCTTGCTCAATCTCAAGTATGCAGGGCTGCCTCTGTCTCGCTCATTCATCTCATACACATTTAGCTCTTGAACTTTTGCTGAAACAAATGAAAGCATCGTGTAAATTTAACAGAGAACAGTATAAATTAGATGATCCGAAAAGGGTTAGTGAGAAAAGTACTTACCGGGTCTTGAAGAGGGCTCTGCAGTCTTCTGCTTCTGGCCGAAGAAGGCTTCGGTGGTGAAGTTCTTCGAGTTTGAGAAGGTTTGGTGGGTTGGTGTGGACTTGAGGGTAGGGAAGGAGTGTGAGAGATTGAAACCCAACAATCTTTGGGTTTGAGAAGGTGAAGAAGACTTGATTGGATTGGAGAGATACAGAGAAGAAATGGCTTTCAGAGAACTTGCAGACGCCATGGGAAAGAATAGAAGTCTAAGACAGTTTCTAAGCTTTTGATCTTGAAATTAAGGAGGTTGAAGATGATGGATATACTGACTGGGGATCTAGGTGGGGGTTATATAATAGGAATAGTTCTCAATAATGGTGTTGAACACGTGGCAGTACtcaattttcatttaaaaaaatggCGGACGGGATCGGTAGTATAGTGTTTCCCACGTGGATTCTTCTCGGTCTTTTTCAAATAAAATTGAGTTATGTTGCGACTTCCCAATCCAATGTTCCAATGAATCCAATCTCACTCGAGCTAATTTCCAAAGTCTCTGAAAAGTCCATGTTCTTCAATCTTTACAGATTTATATTGACCAATCTACATGTCAAGCAATTCCAGCTACACCACCACATAATGCCATAGCAAGCACGAACAAAATAGGCAATCAGGCTTGAATGTTTCGAAGGTATGACTAGGGTGCCTGATCCAGGTGGGAAAATTCACTAGCACTGAAATTATATATACACCAGAAATCTGCCGGAAAGGAACACGTGTTGATTGGCCGAAGCTTCACACCGTCACGGAGACTTGGACGGTGAGTAATCGAATTTGAGGCTGCATTTTCAAAATCCCGACACAACATTGCTGGTTTTTACTAACCGGCCAAAGGACCTGCATAAAATTGAAAAGGGCATGTACCAAATCAAATTGGAATTACTGAGAAAGTTGGGTCAAACCTTCTGATGTCTAAATATAAAACTTTATCTCTTTATCCCTCTCTGTCACTGGCCTCAttgatgctttttttttttcgattcaGCCTCATTGATGCATTGCATGTTGGGTATTGAATAGGGAATATATTCTAATTTTGAGGAGACTTTTCAATTTGGGATTAATTATTACATGAATCCAAGTATCTAACAGAAAAGAAGATGAATGGAAACTCATTTGGTTTCTAGTTTTCTACTATATATGCAAGACTTCTGACTATGATGAAATATTAAAGAAAAGGGGAAATACCTTTACCATATCAACATGTGGTTAAAATTTCAGCACCAGTTCTAGTAATCAGAATGGTATGCTCAAACTGCGCGGCAGGGCTACCATCGGCGGTTAGAGTTGTCCAATTGTCTGGCCATGTTACGCACTCAATGCTTCCCATAGTAAGGATGGGTTCTGCAGTAAatataaaaagagagagacatTGATGGAATAAGGATTCAAAAATCAAAGTTCTACTGCTCACTCCATAACTTTTGTGCTTCTGGTTATAATATTTATGGTTCCAATAAGGTAAATTCTATGTTGTAGTCATCATACTAGTTTAATGAGTCGCCTTCAGTAAATTCTTTGTGTATTATGTAATACAAAATGCACTCACCAATAGTAAATGTTTGACCTTCAACCATGCTACCAGACTGGTCATTGCCTGTAAAAGATGTGAGAATTAGATACAAAAGATTACTCGAGAGTTATTAATTCAAAGGAGAATTATTAGCAGGCTACAAAAAAACTTGCATCCTCCCTGCCCAAAGCAAAAAAAAGGACATAGGGGAGATAAGAGAATTTTCCAGTCCACATTTCCACAGGAATCATTTGTTTATATTTACATATATCTGACACCCAACCATCACATCATGTGTGATATGTATATCGCTTAAACCTTTGAGGCTGGTGGTGCATTGATTAGATTATTCTTAAGAAGCTGTTCTTTTAAGACGCAAATCCTACCTATCGATGTTATGCAATGGGATAAAAATGTCTTATAATGTCTTGGTATAGTAACCATATACAAGTAGTTCATTGCCTCCTGATATAAAAACCCAACAATTAGCAACAGATTATGTAATAAGTTAGTATCAACTAGTCACTTACGGTGATGTAATATCAATGGTTCAGAATGAAATACAGTACCCACACCATGCCCAACAAAACGTTCTACCACGCCATAACCAAATTTTTCAGCATGTTCACTGAAAAGGATCCAAATACAATGTTAACACTAACAGAGGAATTTATGAAATCAGCCGTGATGTGAAATAAGCATTCACCATATGCAATACACTTTTCACTCTATCAATTACAATTCATAGTATCCAGCATCTATCAAAATAGCGTGTTCAGAGAAGCTAATTTTTCTTGCAAATATAAAAGCCAAAAAAATGACATAGAGAATTAGAGAGTAATGAAGATAACCACTGAATGACCCACATAATGATTTTAAAAATAATCATTTAATACAGTACAAACAAAAGCTTCGGTTTGACTTTATGTTCAAGTAGTTAAGCAAACCGACAATATTCCTTCAGAAGTGCCACACGAGGTAGCTAATTTCAATATTATATAAACCACACATAGAAACTGTTGTTTTGTTATTCAACTCTAAACACTTAAACATAAATCATGCATGCCATCACAGTTATGACACAAATCTATATCCAAAAGCTGACATTGTGAATGCTGCTTACAGTTTGGTACATTCTTTTTGTTGAGGATAGAACTTATTATCTAAAAGATATCTAGAAACTTTTTCTTATCCAACGTATCACGAATAAGTGAAATAATACCTAATTCTCTTTCCAATTTTCTTGAAGCTAGCACCATCCTTGCAAACTGCTATGCCTCTTTCCAAGCACTCTTCCGTTACCTACcaccaaaagaaacaaaatgacGATATATGAATTAAGGTGACGCATAGATTCTACACGTGGGAAAAATAAAATCTTCATAAAGAACAGACAAGCATAGATCAAGAATAATATTCAATGGGCATGAATGACAAAAATCAACTTTCCACATGTTCAGAGGGGTAATAACCACAAGCTGCAATGATACCAAGCTGAAAAAAGCTTACCTTCACTAGGCGTTGCATACTATCACTGACCTCCCCACAAAGAAATGTCTTTGATGTGTCCCCATGATATCCCTGTTACAGAAAGACATAACAGAGTATGAATAAGAATTGAGCTTCCACCTTTGATAAGGAAGAAAAACTGTACCAAACATCATACATTCATTATCAAATAACAGACAATGATAAAAGCAGCCAATGCACTGAAATACACCACCGATTGAATCATGCTATTCATTATCCAATTATGCAGTGAGGTTTTCAAATATTGATCACCTTTCAGGTCTTAAATTCCACTCATTTTAATGACTTCACACAATAAACTACAGATAATTAATATATACTTAGTTTTCTATAAATACAGTAACACCTATATGATTCTTTATGTAAATCAGTAATAACTAGAACAGATTACTGATAAAATCATTTTGTTAAATCAAATTCAGTAGGTTAAGCATGGAATGAGCTAAGATGAAAATCTTATAAATCATTAAATCAGGAACATACATTTAGGTAGACAGTAACATCTATGTTTATGATGTCTCCGTCCTGCAAGAGTAGAATATCATTAGTGAGTAATtcacaaggaaagaaaaagctAGTGAGGAAAGGTTTGAGTACTGTGCATGGAGCACCTTGCAAAGTATTCCGAACCTGTAATTGACGAGAATCAGGTATTCCATGGCACATGCACTCGTTAACAGATGTGCACACACTCTTTGGAAATCCCCCATATCCAAGAGGTGAGGGATAAGCACCAGCATCAATAATCATCTGATGCACTGCTTTGTCAATTTCATTAGTGGTTACTGAAGGCTGAAAGGACGAAAAGGCATGTCAATAGTATGCCAATAATGCATCAATTTTCCAAGAGTAAAATACCAATGGTGAATAGTCATAGTTAGAATTGCAAAGGAAAAGTACcaaattgaagaacaaaaggACATTCATTGTTCAGAAAGAAAGTTAATTGAGCATCTGATacatgaagatgatcaataaaAAAGCAGTGCTAACTTAAGGGACCTATTCAACTTTTAAAGTCCAAGATGAATGAAAGGTGATCAACATCaactttccaaaaaaaaaaaatccgaccGTATCATGATTTATTTACATGTTGCTTGAAAATTAAGCAGTTCTGAAAAATCATGGCATTTGGCATTTCAATCTACTCATATAGCCCAATGCTGAACTGTGAGCCAGAAAGTGTATGACCTAAGAAGTCAAattatgcaaaaaaaaaaaaaaaaggaacaataaGCATACACATGCAAGGCTCTGCACTTTGACACTGAGTTGAAGTCAGCAGGCTTTGTTATAAACTCAGCATAGTGAGACTACCTAGAGGCCAAAATATTAACCATTATTAGTTCACAAACTCACCCTAACTAACTTCCCTGCATTGTCTAAGACACGAGCAGCAAGTTCACATGCAGCTCTCATGGCAGCAATGCCTTCAGAACCAGGAAATTGATAGTCACTGGCAATTTCTGGCAGTACAGATGTAGCTGCATAAGGAGGCCTCGGAATGTCATCTGGAACAGGAAGTGTCGGTGACACTCTTCCACGCCTCAATGGCACCGTTCTTCTAACCTTTGTCGTAACTTGACTCTCGCGTAATCTACACAGTATCAAACAATCAACCAACAAGGCCAACTAAGATCATTGACAAACATTCTTAGCATCAATTATCAATATTAATGAGTGAATTCGAATGAAACGCTTTATATCATGGCTTCATTCATGTATATACCTAACACACTATCATATTTCAACTCTACTTTCGAACTTATAACACTTAAAAAGTATCAAATTGCTACTCAGGTGACTGTTACAGGCTACTCTATTCGAATTTTCGCAACACCAAATAGACTGTTACTTATCTACTTTGCAATGAACTAGAGTTTTGATGAATCAGAAACCTAGAACCAAAAAAAAGCAAACGGTGAGTACCTTTTGATTCTCATGGCCTCTTCCAAGCCTGAAAGCCTCCGAGCAAAAACGACGAGTTGTTTCCGAGAAAACGACGCC belongs to Rosa chinensis cultivar Old Blush chromosome 4, RchiOBHm-V2, whole genome shotgun sequence and includes:
- the LOC112197345 gene encoding allene oxide cyclase, chloroplastic; translation: MASASSLKAISSLYLSNPIKSSSPSQTQRLLGFNLSHSFPTLKSTPTHQTFSNSKNFTTEAFFGQKQKTAEPSSRPAKVQELNVYEMNERDRGSPAYLRLSKKEVNSLGDLVPFSNKIYSGDLEKRLGITAGICVLIQNVPEKKGDRYEAIYSFYFGDYGHISVQGAYLTYEDTYLAVTGGSGIFEGVYGQVKLKQIVFPFKLFYTFYLKGIADLPAELTGKPVAPSPTVEPFPAAKATEPQATVKNFTN
- the LOC112197343 gene encoding methionine aminopeptidase 1B, chloroplastic, with translation MAAVAGLHLSAPVHGQVVLSSAKSTLFMATPLTFPLSTPSGRASFSRKQLVVFARRLSGLEEAMRIKRLRESQVTTKVRRTVPLRRGRVSPTLPVPDDIPRPPYAATSVLPEIASDYQFPGSEGIAAMRAACELAARVLDNAGKLVRPSVTTNEIDKAVHQMIIDAGAYPSPLGYGGFPKSVCTSVNECMCHGIPDSRQLQDGDIINIDVTVYLNGYHGDTSKTFLCGEVSDSMQRLVKVTEECLERGIAVCKDGASFKKIGKRISEHAEKFGYGVVERFVGHGVGTVFHSEPLILHHRNDQSGSMVEGQTFTIEPILTMGSIECVTWPDNWTTLTADGSPAAQFEHTILITRTGAEILTTC